The Urbifossiella limnaea genome has a window encoding:
- a CDS encoding DUF4838 domain-containing protein, with protein MRPLRLAVPLVALACVLPAAAQPPAPLVVAGGGKAPAVVVVSPTAGPWEKKAAAEVVRCVGLMTGTEPKLADTAEAVDAAIKGGGRVIVVGGAALKVDPSLAAALAKVAKKEPVLRADAIALRRQGDRIFVVGTNDDSHYYAAAELLRRWGCRWYLPTAIGECIPETKTLTVGDLDYAYAPPFEVRNYWVSWNGANDGQDEFMRRNYLNSGVGVPNGHAIGEYVQELIPKGKSVFDIPIADDATADHVVKKVAPKFAKGEFFSLGMEDGVYRSESKIDKELQAGLKDKYFLAASLTDPFLTLYNKVADKLLKAHPDSKSKIGFLAYGNLTIPPQRKMLAAKPLVAYLAAIDVDPIHGMDDPKSPPRQEYRDMMYRWAEVMQGRVVVYDYDQGMLVWRDLPNPSIGAIRQDVKHYKKAGILGVSTESRNAIATTFLNLHVRGQLYWNPDADVDALLGEVYERFYGPAAKPMAAYWGAILKAWDDTVVTEHEHFVIPAVYTPALVTQLRGHLVEAEKAVAPLAGHAGRNEKLYSERVRFARLGFNVLDHYTAMVKAAAADVDYGAAVAAGEKGLAARLELAKMNPTFTTRVVGVAPEGKDAGPAWFPGEVQQYRDLLAATDGTKGKLLTKLPTEWAFRRDPHDTGVVSGWAYRPVDLTWWKGRKDAGSVDSHRENPGHWGMLRTDVYMQAQGVVSPDYHSYTGYAWYRTDADVPAAAKAQIRFPGLFNEAWLYVNGHLVAHREYREPWWLSDYKFEWDVDVTAHMRPGSNRFAVRVHNPHHFGGMFRRPFLYQPR; from the coding sequence ATGCGCCCGCTCCGGCTCGCCGTGCCCCTCGTCGCCCTCGCCTGCGTTCTCCCCGCGGCCGCTCAACCCCCCGCGCCGCTGGTCGTCGCCGGCGGCGGCAAAGCCCCCGCCGTCGTGGTCGTCTCCCCCACGGCCGGCCCCTGGGAGAAGAAGGCCGCCGCCGAGGTCGTCCGCTGCGTCGGCCTCATGACTGGCACCGAGCCGAAGCTCGCCGACACCGCGGAGGCCGTGGACGCCGCCATCAAGGGCGGCGGCCGCGTCATCGTCGTCGGCGGCGCGGCGCTGAAGGTCGATCCGTCGCTCGCCGCGGCGCTCGCGAAGGTGGCGAAGAAGGAACCCGTCCTGCGCGCCGACGCCATCGCCCTCCGTCGCCAGGGCGACCGCATCTTCGTGGTCGGCACGAACGACGACAGCCACTACTACGCCGCGGCCGAGCTGCTCCGCCGCTGGGGCTGCCGGTGGTACCTCCCCACCGCCATCGGCGAGTGCATCCCCGAGACGAAGACGCTCACGGTCGGCGACCTGGACTACGCCTACGCCCCGCCGTTCGAGGTGCGCAACTACTGGGTGTCGTGGAACGGCGCCAACGACGGGCAGGACGAGTTCATGCGCCGCAACTACCTGAACAGCGGCGTCGGCGTCCCGAACGGCCACGCCATCGGCGAGTACGTCCAAGAGCTCATTCCCAAGGGAAAGTCGGTGTTCGACATCCCCATCGCCGACGACGCCACCGCCGACCACGTCGTGAAGAAGGTGGCGCCGAAGTTCGCCAAGGGCGAGTTCTTCTCGCTCGGCATGGAGGACGGCGTCTACCGCTCGGAGTCGAAGATCGACAAGGAATTGCAGGCCGGGCTGAAGGACAAGTACTTCCTGGCCGCGTCGCTGACGGACCCGTTCCTGACGCTCTACAACAAGGTCGCCGACAAGCTCTTGAAGGCGCACCCCGACAGCAAATCGAAGATCGGCTTCCTCGCCTACGGCAACCTCACCATCCCGCCTCAGCGGAAGATGCTCGCGGCGAAGCCGCTGGTCGCGTACCTCGCCGCGATCGACGTGGACCCCATCCACGGCATGGACGACCCGAAGAGCCCGCCGCGGCAGGAGTATCGCGACATGATGTACCGCTGGGCCGAGGTGATGCAGGGCCGCGTCGTGGTCTACGACTACGACCAGGGAATGCTGGTGTGGCGCGACCTGCCGAACCCGTCGATCGGCGCGATCCGCCAGGACGTGAAGCACTACAAGAAGGCCGGCATCCTCGGCGTCAGCACCGAGAGCCGCAACGCCATCGCCACGACGTTCCTGAACCTGCACGTCCGCGGGCAGTTGTACTGGAACCCCGACGCCGACGTTGATGCGCTGCTCGGCGAGGTCTACGAGCGCTTCTACGGCCCCGCCGCGAAGCCGATGGCGGCGTACTGGGGCGCCATCCTCAAGGCGTGGGACGACACCGTCGTCACCGAGCACGAGCACTTCGTGATCCCCGCGGTGTACACGCCGGCGCTCGTGACGCAGCTGCGCGGCCATCTGGTCGAGGCGGAGAAGGCAGTCGCGCCGCTCGCGGGTCACGCGGGCCGCAATGAGAAGCTCTACTCCGAGCGTGTCCGCTTCGCCCGGCTCGGCTTCAACGTGCTGGACCACTACACGGCGATGGTAAAGGCCGCGGCGGCGGACGTGGACTACGGCGCGGCGGTGGCCGCCGGCGAGAAGGGGCTCGCGGCCCGGCTGGAGCTGGCGAAGATGAACCCGACGTTCACCACCCGCGTCGTCGGCGTCGCGCCCGAGGGGAAGGACGCCGGCCCGGCGTGGTTCCCCGGCGAGGTGCAGCAGTACCGCGACCTACTGGCCGCGACCGACGGCACGAAGGGGAAACTGCTGACGAAGCTGCCGACGGAGTGGGCCTTCCGCCGCGACCCGCACGACACCGGCGTCGTGAGCGGCTGGGCGTACCGGCCGGTCGACCTGACGTGGTGGAAGGGCCGCAAGGACGCCGGCAGCGTGGACAGCCACCGCGAGAACCCGGGCCACTGGGGGATGCTGCGGACGGACGTGTACATGCAGGCGCAGGGCGTGGTGAGCCCGGACTACCACAGCTACACCGGCTACGCCTGGTACCGCACCGACGCCGACGTACCCGCGGCGGCGAAGGCGCAGATTCGCTTCCCCGGACTGTTCAACGAGGCGTGGCTGTACGTGAACGGCCACCTGGTAGCGCACCGCGAGTACCGCGAGCCGTGGTGGCTGAGCGACTACAAGTTCGAGTGGGACGTGGACGTGACGGCACACATGCGGCCGGGGTCGAACAGGTTCGCGGTGCGGGTACACAACCCGCACCACTTCGGCGGCATGTTCCGGCGGCCGTTCCTGTATCAGCCTCGATGA
- the dps gene encoding DNA starvation/stationary phase protection protein Dps — protein MPPRLFPTRHDLPADNRRDLIALLNAHVADLTDLRSQTKHAHWNVKGPTFIALHKLFDELTDTLDELTDTTAERATALGGVADGTIRAAAAQSRLPEFPSQTFAGLSVVEALAVRYADLAKSTREAIDAADTLGDAATADLFTAASRELDKALWFLESHLQG, from the coding sequence ATGCCGCCGCGCCTGTTCCCGACCCGCCACGACCTGCCGGCCGACAACCGCCGCGACCTCATCGCTCTACTGAACGCCCACGTCGCCGACCTGACCGACCTGCGGAGCCAGACGAAGCACGCCCACTGGAACGTGAAGGGGCCGACGTTCATCGCCCTGCACAAGCTGTTCGACGAGCTGACCGACACGCTCGACGAGCTGACCGACACCACGGCCGAGCGGGCGACGGCGCTCGGCGGCGTCGCCGACGGGACGATCCGCGCCGCCGCGGCGCAGAGTCGGCTGCCGGAGTTCCCGAGCCAGACGTTCGCGGGGCTGTCGGTGGTGGAGGCGCTGGCGGTGCGGTATGCCGACCTGGCCAAGAGCACCCGCGAGGCGATCGACGCCGCCGACACCCTCGGCGACGCCGCGACGGCGGACCTGTTCACGGCCGCGTCGCGGGAGCTGGACAAGGCGCTCTGGTTTCTGGAGTCACACTTGCAGGGGTGA
- a CDS encoding RluA family pseudouridine synthase has translation MPDDLALLHDDIYLLAVNKPAPLLTQAPPAVPSLEARVKAYLKAKHNKPGNVYLGIPHRLDRPVSGVVVFARNTKAAQRIHKQFQEHTTRKVYWAIVEGDITPDSGVWEDWVRKIADEARTVKAAEGEPGAKLAMLEYRVLRRFDGKTLVELEPLTGRMHQLRVQSAWRGHPVLGDTTYGSTVAFGPPADLPRDKVIALHARRLTISHPSTKQPLTLEAPLPAYWEPVIGPTS, from the coding sequence GTGCCCGACGACCTCGCGCTGCTCCACGACGACATTTATCTCCTCGCCGTCAACAAGCCGGCGCCGCTGCTCACCCAGGCGCCGCCGGCGGTGCCCAGCCTCGAAGCCCGCGTCAAGGCGTACCTCAAGGCCAAGCACAACAAGCCCGGCAACGTCTACCTCGGCATCCCCCACCGCCTCGACCGGCCCGTGTCCGGCGTCGTCGTGTTCGCCCGCAACACCAAGGCCGCCCAGCGCATCCACAAGCAGTTCCAGGAACACACCACCCGCAAGGTGTACTGGGCGATCGTGGAAGGCGACATCACCCCCGACAGCGGCGTGTGGGAAGACTGGGTCCGCAAGATCGCGGACGAGGCGCGGACGGTGAAGGCCGCGGAGGGCGAGCCCGGCGCGAAGCTGGCGATGCTCGAGTACCGCGTCCTGCGCCGGTTCGACGGCAAGACGCTGGTCGAACTGGAGCCGCTGACGGGGCGGATGCACCAGCTCCGCGTCCAGTCCGCGTGGCGCGGCCACCCCGTCCTCGGCGACACCACCTACGGCTCCACAGTAGCGTTCGGACCACCGGCCGACCTTCCCCGCGATAAGGTGATCGCCCTGCACGCCCGCCGACTGACCATTTCCCACCCGTCCACGAAGCAACCCCTGACGCTGGAAGCGCCCCTGCCGGCGTACTGGGAGCCGGTGATCGGCCCAACCTCCTGA
- a CDS encoding 3-hydroxyacyl-ACP dehydratase FabZ family protein has translation MSADEFDVTSLDLSHPIAGIDDIRAVNPHRFEFEMISAVVLIDRGRHLVVGYKDFGPNEFWARGHMPGYPLLPGVLMVEAAAQLCCYYTVTQLVSAPGSLMGLGGIEDTKFHRPVRPGDRLVLVGCGLKVHRRLTRFRVIGYVGAEKAFETTVVGVPIGKREELTGA, from the coding sequence ATGAGCGCCGACGAGTTCGACGTTACCAGCCTCGACCTGTCGCACCCGATCGCCGGGATCGACGACATCCGAGCGGTCAACCCGCACCGGTTCGAGTTCGAGATGATATCGGCCGTGGTCCTGATCGACCGCGGCCGGCACCTCGTCGTAGGGTACAAGGATTTTGGCCCGAACGAGTTCTGGGCGCGCGGCCACATGCCCGGTTACCCGCTCCTGCCGGGCGTCCTGATGGTCGAGGCCGCGGCGCAGCTGTGCTGCTACTACACCGTCACGCAGCTGGTCAGCGCGCCGGGCTCACTGATGGGCCTCGGCGGCATCGAGGACACGAAGTTCCACCGCCCCGTCCGCCCCGGCGACCGACTGGTGCTCGTGGGCTGCGGGCTGAAGGTCCACCGCCGGCTGACGCGGTTCCGCGTGATCGGGTACGTGGGGGCCGAGAAGGCGTTCGAGACGACCGTGGTCGGCGTGCCGATCGGCAAGCGGGAGGAGCTCACGGGTGCGTAA
- a CDS encoding DUF1501 domain-containing protein has protein sequence MRRDFLKLCGLAGLGVAAPIFRAVAQPPKDAPYDGPFYVVFNASGGWDTTYLMDPKGVNNINRLYREGDILTRGAHKFAPLKKHVTAGLANEDFYAEFGNDLLTFNGLDYSVNNHSPGARYMATGKLDSLAYPTFAALVAACRGSTCPLAFLTFGNYSNTGNLVAMSRVPYLPSLRTIANADAVGGNERAPYHDRFALDRIEEALRDTNAARAAQPRLPRAERGESMLYAAQANSKALERVTQYIPQNVPRERLSQQAEIALASFKAGVCVSANLSIGQFDSHANNDPDQLRLLPEFLAGIAYLVRRASDLGLRDKLVVVVQSEMGRTPTYNAGNGKDHWSVGSAWFFGKGIKGNRVVGATDAGQFAVPLDPATLAVKRDGGIRVRPEHVHLALRELAGIADHPLSKRFPLGVADKDRLAGLWG, from the coding sequence ATGCGCCGCGACTTCCTGAAGCTGTGCGGGCTCGCCGGGCTCGGCGTCGCGGCGCCGATCTTCCGCGCCGTCGCGCAACCGCCCAAGGACGCCCCCTACGACGGGCCGTTCTACGTCGTGTTCAACGCCTCCGGCGGGTGGGACACGACATATCTCATGGACCCGAAGGGCGTCAACAACATCAACCGCCTGTACCGCGAGGGCGACATCCTCACCCGCGGCGCCCACAAGTTCGCGCCGCTCAAAAAGCACGTCACCGCCGGGCTCGCCAACGAGGACTTTTACGCCGAGTTCGGCAACGACCTGCTGACGTTCAACGGCCTCGACTACTCGGTGAACAACCACTCGCCCGGCGCCCGCTACATGGCGACCGGCAAGCTCGACAGCCTCGCCTACCCCACGTTCGCGGCGCTCGTCGCCGCCTGCCGCGGCTCGACGTGCCCGCTGGCGTTCCTCACGTTCGGGAACTACTCGAACACCGGCAACCTCGTCGCCATGTCGCGGGTGCCGTACCTGCCGTCGCTCCGCACCATCGCCAACGCCGACGCCGTCGGCGGCAACGAACGCGCCCCCTACCACGACCGCTTCGCCCTCGACCGCATCGAGGAAGCGCTGCGTGACACCAACGCCGCCCGCGCCGCACAACCCCGGCTGCCGCGGGCGGAGCGCGGCGAGAGTATGCTCTACGCCGCGCAGGCCAACTCGAAGGCGCTCGAGCGCGTGACGCAGTACATCCCGCAGAACGTGCCGCGGGAGCGGCTGTCGCAGCAGGCCGAGATCGCGCTGGCGTCGTTCAAGGCGGGCGTGTGCGTGAGCGCGAACCTCAGCATCGGCCAGTTCGACAGCCACGCCAACAACGACCCCGACCAGCTGCGGCTGCTCCCCGAGTTCCTCGCCGGCATCGCGTACCTCGTGCGGCGCGCCAGCGACCTCGGCCTCCGCGACAAGCTGGTCGTGGTGGTGCAGAGCGAGATGGGCCGCACGCCGACGTACAACGCCGGCAACGGCAAGGACCACTGGTCCGTCGGCTCGGCGTGGTTCTTCGGGAAGGGGATTAAAGGCAACCGCGTGGTCGGCGCCACCGACGCCGGCCAGTTCGCGGTGCCGCTCGACCCCGCGACGCTGGCCGTGAAGCGCGACGGCGGCATCCGGGTGCGGCCGGAGCACGTCCACCTGGCGCTGCGCGAGCTGGCGGGGATCGCCGACCACCCGCTGAGTAAACGCTTCCCGCTCGGCGTCGCCGACAAGGACCGGCTTGCCGGGCTGTGGGGGTAA
- a CDS encoding TlpA disulfide reductase family protein produces the protein MRTSRITMRVLAALALWAGFGVVAAQPPTVEKVLEVKPRQPGVNVTTPAPDQVARYRLDPIPNPKTPGQNMGYVVRDGDGRPVRQLVSHDGKGYNVVAFYLNGQEAYREFYPPSPSEPYQFRWLGANGGKWGVDRDRDGKIDEWLVISPEEVSQELLAAVLTGDAKRLDALLATEESLKGHGLQPAELARIKEKTAGAAKRLADAAQKLQLSPEARWVHLELGVPNTTPQDAFGGKDDLVVHRNGTVLIEDKGKTHFLQTGELVQVGRSWKVVEGPSVGPGVVSADGGPSNGAGPVVTDGIRELVNQLDQIDKSAPNPPVQPALGEYYGRRAAVLEQIVQKLDPTQQADWTRLLIDSLSAATEGGAAESASHKRFQQWNHQLSKLGPQNPLFAYSSFRLLVAENGMALAGAKTGPELQKVQDAWRLNLENFVKAHPTADDAGEAVLRLGMANEFLGKDGEPKAKEWYTTLTTTYKSHPHAAKAAGAVRRLDSEGKALELSGTTLQGQPFSAASLGGKAVAVYYWASWSTTLADDARKLRDLEKTFGPKGLAVVTVCLDDDAKAAVQAVQSAQLPGVVLHAPGGLDRSPLAAGYGIMVVPHILLTGKDGKVTNRNAQIATLEDELRRLLP, from the coding sequence ATGCGGACGTCGCGGATCACCATGCGCGTGCTCGCCGCCCTGGCCCTGTGGGCCGGGTTCGGCGTCGTCGCCGCCCAGCCCCCGACCGTCGAGAAGGTGCTGGAGGTGAAGCCCCGCCAGCCGGGCGTGAACGTCACCACGCCGGCCCCCGACCAGGTCGCCCGCTACCGGCTCGACCCGATTCCGAACCCCAAGACGCCCGGCCAGAACATGGGCTACGTCGTCCGCGACGGCGACGGCCGGCCGGTGCGGCAGCTCGTGAGCCACGACGGCAAGGGGTACAACGTCGTCGCCTTCTACCTGAACGGCCAGGAGGCGTACCGCGAGTTCTACCCGCCGAGCCCGAGCGAGCCGTACCAGTTCCGCTGGCTCGGCGCCAACGGCGGCAAGTGGGGCGTGGACCGCGACCGCGACGGCAAGATCGACGAGTGGCTCGTCATCTCGCCGGAGGAGGTGAGCCAGGAGCTGCTCGCCGCGGTGCTCACCGGCGACGCCAAGCGCCTCGACGCGCTGCTGGCGACGGAGGAGAGCCTGAAGGGCCACGGCCTCCAGCCGGCGGAGCTGGCCCGCATCAAGGAGAAGACCGCCGGCGCCGCCAAGCGGCTGGCCGACGCGGCGCAGAAGCTCCAGCTGTCGCCCGAGGCGCGCTGGGTGCACCTGGAACTGGGCGTGCCGAACACCACGCCGCAGGACGCCTTCGGCGGCAAGGACGACCTGGTGGTCCACCGCAACGGCACGGTGCTGATCGAGGACAAGGGGAAGACGCACTTCCTGCAGACGGGCGAGCTGGTCCAGGTCGGCCGGTCGTGGAAGGTGGTCGAAGGCCCGTCCGTCGGCCCGGGCGTGGTCAGCGCCGACGGCGGCCCGTCGAACGGCGCCGGGCCGGTCGTCACCGACGGCATCCGCGAACTGGTGAACCAGCTCGACCAGATCGATAAGAGCGCCCCGAACCCGCCGGTGCAGCCGGCGCTGGGCGAGTACTACGGCCGCCGGGCCGCGGTGCTGGAGCAGATCGTGCAGAAGCTCGACCCCACCCAGCAGGCCGATTGGACGCGGCTGCTGATCGACAGCCTGTCCGCGGCGACCGAGGGCGGCGCGGCCGAGAGCGCGTCGCACAAGCGGTTCCAGCAGTGGAACCACCAGCTGTCGAAGCTCGGGCCGCAGAACCCGCTGTTCGCGTACTCGTCGTTCCGCCTGCTGGTCGCCGAGAACGGCATGGCCCTGGCCGGCGCCAAGACCGGGCCGGAACTCCAGAAGGTGCAGGACGCCTGGCGGCTGAACCTGGAGAACTTCGTGAAGGCCCACCCGACCGCGGACGACGCCGGCGAGGCGGTGCTGCGGCTCGGCATGGCAAACGAGTTCCTCGGCAAGGACGGCGAGCCGAAGGCGAAGGAGTGGTACACCACGCTGACCACGACGTACAAGAGCCACCCGCACGCGGCGAAGGCCGCGGGCGCCGTGCGCCGCCTCGACAGCGAGGGGAAGGCGCTGGAGCTGAGTGGCACGACACTCCAGGGCCAGCCGTTCTCGGCGGCGTCACTCGGCGGCAAGGCCGTGGCCGTGTACTACTGGGCGAGCTGGAGCACGACGCTGGCCGACGACGCCCGCAAGCTCCGCGACCTGGAGAAGACGTTCGGCCCGAAGGGGCTAGCGGTCGTGACCGTGTGCCTGGACGACGACGCGAAGGCGGCGGTGCAGGCGGTCCAGAGCGCGCAGCTGCCGGGCGTGGTGCTGCACGCCCCGGGCGGCCTGGACCGCAGCCCGCTGGCGGCCGGGTACGGCATCATGGTGGTGCCGCACATCCTGCTGACGGGCAAGGACGGTAAGGTGACCAACCGCAACGCCCAGATCGCCACGCTGGAGGACGAACTGCGCCGGCTGCTGCCGTAA
- a CDS encoding anti-sigma factor: protein MTCTEFRALLTDHHGNELVAEVRTKFESHRVGCAHCEVFLESFTFTVKLTRRLPRPMPAGLEERLRAGVAKKMADEPAEA from the coding sequence ATGACCTGTACCGAATTCCGCGCCCTTCTCACCGACCACCACGGCAACGAACTGGTGGCCGAGGTCCGCACGAAGTTCGAGTCGCACCGCGTCGGCTGCGCCCACTGCGAGGTCTTCCTGGAGAGCTTCACCTTCACGGTGAAGCTGACTCGCCGGCTGCCGCGGCCGATGCCGGCGGGGTTGGAGGAGCGGCTCCGCGCGGGCGTGGCGAAGAAGATGGCGGACGAGCCGGCCGAGGCGTGA
- a CDS encoding HAD family hydrolase, which yields MPISLDQYIEDLDGRKDLPWPVAPKLDPPKAKPHITRLPVKAVLWTVYGTLVAVPHGELVYEPPPGPLGDFVFENALEKTIKEFKMWNSMSRKPGKPSEYMASLHKNALATLRLTHGGEAPAEKVWEDIVRKLQQKEYTYDAGLYGSVEEYCRKIAYFFHASLQGAGAYPGAADALRMVAEAGRAQGLLDNGQSFTFGQLRRCLRKDDPGYEPNLFVRPELRILSAEVKARKPADGIWKAATAALAAKGIRPAETLHVGSSLPRDIGPAKKHGFRTALFAGDKNSLVAGGDQLKDPALRPDVLLTELTQVIEVFA from the coding sequence ATGCCGATCTCGCTCGACCAGTACATCGAGGACCTCGACGGGCGGAAAGACCTCCCCTGGCCGGTCGCCCCGAAACTCGACCCGCCCAAGGCCAAGCCGCACATCACCCGGCTGCCGGTGAAGGCCGTCCTGTGGACGGTCTACGGCACGCTCGTCGCCGTCCCGCACGGCGAGCTGGTGTACGAGCCGCCGCCCGGCCCGCTCGGCGACTTCGTCTTCGAGAACGCCCTGGAGAAGACGATCAAGGAGTTCAAGATGTGGAACTCCATGAGCCGCAAGCCGGGGAAGCCGTCCGAGTACATGGCGTCGCTCCACAAGAACGCCCTCGCCACGCTCCGCCTCACGCACGGCGGCGAGGCGCCCGCCGAGAAGGTGTGGGAGGACATCGTCCGCAAGCTGCAGCAGAAGGAGTACACCTACGACGCCGGGCTGTACGGCAGCGTCGAGGAGTACTGCCGCAAGATCGCCTACTTCTTCCACGCCAGCCTGCAAGGGGCCGGCGCCTACCCCGGGGCCGCCGACGCACTGCGGATGGTGGCTGAGGCCGGCCGCGCACAAGGGCTCCTGGACAACGGCCAGAGTTTCACCTTCGGCCAGCTGCGGCGCTGTCTACGCAAGGACGACCCCGGCTACGAGCCGAACCTGTTCGTGCGGCCGGAACTGCGCATTTTGTCAGCCGAGGTGAAGGCGCGGAAGCCGGCCGACGGCATCTGGAAGGCCGCGACGGCGGCGCTGGCGGCGAAGGGAATTCGGCCCGCGGAGACGCTGCACGTGGGGTCGAGCCTGCCGCGCGACATCGGGCCGGCGAAGAAGCACGGGTTCCGGACGGCCCTGTTCGCCGGCGACAAGAACTCGCTCGTCGCTGGCGGCGACCAACTCAAAGACCCGGCCCTTCGGCCGGACGTGCTGTTGACCGAGTTGACGCAGGTGATAGAAGTATTCGCCTGA
- a CDS encoding HAD family hydrolase — translation MPFTAALFDFDGTLADSFAAITASTNFTRHHYGLPALPEAVVREYVGYGLPNLMQELVPTANPAAAVAVYREHHAGIARAETKLIPGVAETIPELARRGLRLAVCSNKSVTFTRDLIAALGLAAYFDAVLGPEDVGGRAKPDPAMLHEGMILTGGTVGTTVYVGDMAIDVHVARAAGLPVWLVPGGAAGKESPAAAGPDRVLTGFAELLDLLRG, via the coding sequence ATGCCGTTCACCGCCGCGCTCTTCGACTTCGACGGCACCCTGGCCGACAGCTTCGCCGCGATCACCGCCAGCACGAATTTCACGCGCCACCACTACGGCCTGCCCGCACTTCCGGAAGCCGTGGTCCGCGAGTACGTCGGCTACGGCCTGCCGAACCTGATGCAGGAACTGGTGCCGACTGCCAATCCGGCAGCGGCCGTGGCCGTCTACCGCGAGCACCACGCCGGCATCGCGCGGGCCGAAACGAAGCTCATCCCTGGCGTCGCGGAGACGATCCCCGAGCTGGCCCGCCGCGGCCTGCGGCTGGCGGTGTGCAGCAACAAGAGCGTGACATTCACCCGCGACCTGATCGCGGCGCTGGGGTTGGCCGCGTACTTTGACGCGGTACTCGGACCGGAAGACGTGGGCGGCCGGGCCAAGCCGGACCCCGCGATGCTGCACGAAGGCATGATCCTCACCGGCGGCACTGTCGGCACCACCGTCTACGTCGGCGACATGGCCATCGACGTTCACGTGGCGCGGGCGGCGGGGCTGCCGGTGTGGCTCGTTCCGGGCGGCGCGGCGGGGAAGGAGTCGCCCGCGGCCGCGGGGCCGGACCGCGTGCTCACCGGCTTCGCGGAGTTGCTGGACCTGCTACGCGGATGA
- a CDS encoding RNA polymerase sigma factor, with amino-acid sequence MTQAPMLPDTPGPEPGGAPAITPELVFREYAPRIYHIARRMLGNDADAEDVTQDVLVQVIRKLDTFRGDAQLSTWLHRVTVNAALAYRQKRANRQKHETHDADTDTLEVSDGPVSRWTVGPDEPVLAAEQTAVIEDAISHLPSPFRDVYVLADVEGLPNQEIADLLGLSIPAVKSRLHRARLRMRDALAPHFEGGLAP; translated from the coding sequence ATGACGCAAGCCCCCATGCTGCCCGACACGCCCGGCCCCGAACCCGGGGGCGCGCCCGCCATCACGCCGGAACTGGTGTTCCGCGAGTACGCGCCGCGCATCTACCACATCGCCCGGCGGATGCTCGGCAACGACGCCGACGCCGAGGACGTCACGCAGGACGTGCTCGTCCAGGTGATCCGCAAGCTGGACACGTTCCGCGGCGACGCACAGCTCTCGACGTGGCTCCACCGGGTGACGGTGAACGCGGCGCTGGCGTACCGCCAGAAGCGGGCCAACCGCCAGAAGCACGAGACGCACGACGCCGACACCGACACGCTCGAGGTGAGTGACGGCCCGGTGTCGCGGTGGACTGTGGGGCCGGACGAACCGGTGCTGGCGGCCGAGCAGACGGCGGTCATCGAGGACGCCATCAGCCACCTGCCGAGTCCGTTCCGCGACGTGTACGTGCTGGCCGACGTGGAGGGGCTGCCGAACCAGGAGATCGCCGACCTGCTCGGGCTGAGCATCCCGGCGGTGAAGAGCCGGCTCCACCGCGCCAGGCTGCGGATGCGGGACGCGCTGGCGCCGCACTTCGAGGGGGGGTTGGCGCCGTGA
- a CDS encoding ketopantoate reductase family protein — MEPVTIVGAGGIGCAVGYALRAGGTAVRFVEANPAKVAAGRRDGVRVDDRPPLAAEFVPFAEWAPQPRSTVLLCTKCYDNAAVLAKLPADVNLIPIQNGFDPQLAAHGHAREGIASFVSECAADRPHTRVTRPGELHLGGRDGGTGATPAELSGAGLFRVVRVNQIAPFKYAKLMYNAAISPLAAAAGIDNGQLLSVPAARRLFFALLQENYRILSAAGVPLGKVGPFAPRTVAWILRRKWLAGLMARRFEPSLRGTYCSMAGEIAKGRTELDNYTGHLLWLADATGEPAPLNREVYDLVSGMTAARAAPGIDRLSGLGASPLAA; from the coding sequence ATGGAACCGGTGACCATCGTCGGCGCGGGCGGCATCGGGTGCGCCGTCGGCTACGCCCTGCGGGCCGGCGGTACGGCCGTGCGATTCGTGGAAGCGAACCCCGCGAAGGTCGCCGCCGGCCGCCGCGACGGCGTCCGCGTGGACGACCGCCCGCCGCTGGCCGCGGAGTTCGTGCCGTTCGCCGAGTGGGCGCCGCAGCCGCGCTCGACCGTGCTGCTGTGCACGAAGTGTTACGACAACGCCGCCGTGCTCGCCAAACTGCCAGCGGACGTGAACCTGATTCCCATCCAGAACGGCTTCGACCCGCAGCTCGCGGCGCACGGGCACGCGCGGGAGGGGATCGCGTCGTTCGTGTCCGAGTGCGCCGCCGACCGGCCGCACACGCGCGTCACGCGCCCCGGCGAGCTCCACCTCGGGGGGCGCGACGGGGGCACGGGGGCGACCCCCGCCGAGCTTTCGGGCGCCGGCCTGTTCCGCGTCGTGCGCGTGAACCAGATCGCGCCGTTCAAGTACGCGAAGCTGATGTACAACGCCGCAATCTCGCCGCTGGCCGCGGCCGCGGGGATCGACAACGGCCAGCTCCTGTCGGTGCCGGCGGCGCGGCGGCTGTTCTTCGCGCTGCTCCAGGAGAACTACCGCATCCTGAGCGCGGCCGGCGTGCCGCTCGGCAAGGTGGGGCCGTTCGCGCCGCGGACGGTGGCGTGGATCCTGCGGCGGAAGTGGCTCGCGGGGCTGATGGCGAGGCGGTTCGAGCCGTCGCTGCGCGGCACGTACTGTTCGATGGCCGGCGAGATCGCCAAGGGGCGGACCGAGCTCGACAACTACACCGGCCACCTGCTGTGGCTCGCCGACGCCACGGGGGAGCCGGCGCCGTTGAACCGCGAGGTGTACGACCTGGTGAGTGGCATGACGGCGGCACGGGCGGCACCCGGAATCGATCGATTGTCGGGGCTCGGGGCTTCGCCGCTCGCGGCGTAG